Proteins encoded in a region of the Paucibacter sediminis genome:
- a CDS encoding LacI family transcriptional regulator, giving the protein MSEAPSKVTLKTLVRHTGLSLGTVSRALQDGPEVKLETRELVKAAARELGYTPNLAGVKLRTGKTYTLSIVLPVEDSEQDFTDSGFMALVSGLHAALAGTFYSLVVQPELPDEDPVAGLRKLVETRRVDGLVLTQTKPQDERIRYLLEQDFPFVSYGRSALASPHPWYDTDHEDMAYQATRRLIARGHRHIAMLNPPAELMYSQHRDAGHRRALREAGIAHDPALTQCSGLSAADGRRLVLELAKRRPRPSAFVCANEYGALGALSAFAELGWQAGREACVVATDDSNVSAYFVPPLSTYYASLHGAGRQLGQLLLRRLEGEPVEQLRVLEQAQLIERQSDELKGERA; this is encoded by the coding sequence ATGAGCGAAGCGCCAAGCAAAGTCACCCTCAAGACCCTGGTGCGCCATACCGGCCTCTCGCTGGGCACGGTCTCACGCGCGCTGCAGGACGGGCCGGAGGTCAAGCTCGAGACGCGCGAGCTGGTGAAGGCCGCCGCGCGTGAGCTGGGCTACACGCCCAACTTGGCGGGCGTGAAGCTGCGCACCGGCAAGACCTACACCCTGTCCATCGTGCTGCCGGTGGAGGACAGCGAGCAGGACTTCACCGACAGCGGCTTCATGGCCCTGGTCTCGGGCCTGCATGCGGCCCTGGCCGGCACCTTCTACAGCCTGGTGGTGCAACCCGAGCTTCCCGACGAAGACCCGGTGGCGGGCCTGCGCAAGCTGGTGGAGACGCGCCGTGTGGATGGCCTGGTGCTGACGCAAACCAAACCGCAGGACGAGCGCATCCGCTACCTGCTGGAGCAGGACTTCCCCTTCGTCAGCTATGGCCGCAGCGCCCTGGCCAGCCCGCATCCCTGGTACGACACCGACCACGAGGACATGGCCTACCAGGCCACGCGCCGGCTGATCGCACGCGGCCATCGCCACATCGCCATGCTCAACCCGCCGGCCGAGCTGATGTACAGCCAGCACCGCGACGCCGGCCACCGCCGCGCGCTGCGCGAGGCCGGCATCGCGCACGACCCGGCGCTTACCCAATGCTCGGGCCTCTCGGCCGCCGATGGCCGCCGCCTGGTGCTGGAGCTGGCCAAGCGCCGGCCGCGCCCCAGCGCCTTCGTGTGCGCGAACGAATACGGCGCCCTGGGCGCGCTCTCGGCCTTTGCCGAGCTGGGCTGGCAGGCCGGCCGCGAGGCTTGCGTGGTGGCCACCGACGACAGCAATGTCAGCGCCTATTTCGTGCCGCCGCTCTCCACCTACTACGCCTCGCTGCATGGCGCTGGCCGCCAGCTGGGCCAGTTATTGCTGCGCCGCCTGGAAGGTGAGCCGGTGGAGCAGCTGCGCGTGCTGGAGCAGGCGCAACTGATTGAGCGCCAGTCCGACGAACTGAAGGGGGAGCGCGCATGA
- a CDS encoding amylo-alpha-1,6-glucosidase, producing MSATAVNLFDPQRVPFSRRESWFSVSWLAEDQSFWLRHLRGGDEHTDLGRLFRLQPVDAEGQALQGIWSLQPDQLSFHAEGGGSLQFAWADADTLALQGQGIVLQLTLQSKRYDYAQRLSEGTVHVSCAGQDLSARVALAQGELRLDAPWQGQRAERIALELRPDAQGAWAASVHLYRVQPAREDVAGFEAARAASEADFQAWLAQTLPLPQDLTPLRRLAAYITWSCLVPAEGVLRYPAMYMSKNWMTNIWSWDHCFNALALGAGQPERAWQQLAVLFELQHEKSGRLPDFANDLQAYWRFTKPPVHGWTVAQLRRQSPWSPARCAQMHDWLAAQARSWLATAAEGGLPAYDHGNDAGWDNATTFLEGTPLQSPDLSSFLVLQLEELAALAELLGRPAEALDWRRQADALFERLLAQLWTGERFVARLADGRVVEGGGDSLIAYIPLLLGQRLPAAMRERLLAELFEPGRFLSPHGLATESQRSPHYRADGYWRGPIWAPTTLLFVDAMDRCGRPDLGDELARRYTTMCASSGLAENYDAQTGAPLRDPAFTWTSSVALLLGHRLYSKKAAP from the coding sequence ATGAGTGCGACTGCCGTAAACCTGTTTGACCCACAGCGCGTGCCCTTCTCGCGGCGCGAGAGCTGGTTCAGCGTGTCCTGGCTGGCGGAGGATCAGTCCTTCTGGCTGCGCCATCTGCGTGGCGGCGACGAGCACACCGACCTGGGCCGGCTGTTCCGCTTGCAGCCGGTGGATGCCGAGGGTCAGGCCTTGCAGGGCATATGGTCGCTGCAGCCCGATCAGCTGAGCTTCCATGCCGAGGGCGGCGGCAGCTTGCAGTTCGCCTGGGCCGACGCCGACACCTTGGCGCTGCAGGGGCAGGGCATCGTCCTGCAGCTCACCCTGCAGAGCAAGCGCTATGACTACGCGCAGCGCCTGTCCGAGGGCACCGTGCATGTGAGCTGCGCCGGCCAGGACCTCTCGGCCCGTGTGGCGCTGGCGCAGGGCGAGCTGCGGCTGGACGCGCCCTGGCAGGGCCAGCGCGCCGAGCGCATCGCGCTGGAACTGCGGCCGGATGCCCAGGGTGCCTGGGCGGCCTCGGTGCATCTGTACCGGGTGCAGCCGGCCCGCGAGGACGTGGCCGGCTTTGAAGCCGCCCGGGCCGCCAGCGAAGCCGACTTCCAGGCCTGGCTGGCGCAAACGCTGCCCCTGCCGCAAGACCTGACCCCGCTGCGCCGGCTCGCGGCCTACATCACCTGGTCCTGCCTGGTGCCGGCCGAAGGGGTGCTGCGCTACCCGGCCATGTATATGTCCAAGAACTGGATGACCAACATCTGGAGCTGGGATCATTGCTTCAATGCCCTGGCCCTGGGCGCTGGTCAGCCCGAACGGGCCTGGCAGCAGCTGGCGGTGTTGTTCGAGCTGCAGCACGAAAAAAGCGGCCGCCTGCCGGACTTCGCCAACGACCTGCAGGCCTACTGGCGTTTTACCAAGCCGCCGGTGCATGGCTGGACGGTGGCCCAGCTGCGCCGGCAGTCGCCCTGGTCGCCCGCGCGCTGCGCGCAGATGCACGACTGGCTGGCCGCCCAGGCGCGCAGCTGGCTGGCCACCGCAGCGGAGGGCGGCCTGCCCGCCTACGACCATGGCAACGATGCCGGCTGGGACAACGCCACCACCTTTCTGGAAGGCACACCGCTGCAAAGCCCCGACCTCAGCAGCTTTCTGGTGCTGCAGCTGGAAGAGCTGGCCGCGCTGGCCGAGTTGCTGGGCCGCCCGGCCGAGGCGCTGGACTGGCGCCGCCAGGCCGATGCCTTGTTCGAGCGCCTGCTGGCCCAGCTCTGGACCGGCGAGCGCTTTGTGGCCCGGCTCGCCGATGGCCGCGTGGTGGAGGGCGGGGGCGACAGCCTGATCGCCTACATCCCGCTGCTCTTGGGCCAGCGCCTGCCGGCCGCCATGCGCGAGCGGCTGCTGGCTGAGCTCTTCGAGCCCGGCCGCTTCCTGAGCCCGCATGGCCTCGCCACCGAATCGCAGCGCAGCCCGCATTACCGCGCCGACGGCTACTGGCGCGGCCCCATCTGGGCGCCGACCACGCTGCTTTTTGTCGACGCCATGGACCGCTGCGGCCGCCCCGATCTGGGCGACGAGCTGGCACGGCGCTACACCACCATGTGCGCGTCCTCAGGTCTGGCCGAGAACTACGACGCCCAGACCGGCGCGCCGCTGCGCGACCCGGCCTTTACCTGGACCTCCAGCGTGGCCCTGTTGCTGGGCCACCGTCTCTATTCGAAGAAAGCCGCCCCATGA
- a CDS encoding carbohydrate ABC transporter permease yields MRRFDPSRHARRLVYYTLMLGLALAFALPLYWTLVTALKAKSELYTWPPVWWPALPRWANFAEAWAAQPFGQFLWNSLLVGGLSTLGQLFSSSLVAYGFARFEFRGRDTLFMVMLGSMMIPWDVTMIPLYMQFNWLGWINTLKPLIVPNFFGAAFYIFLLRQFIMSIPRELDEAARMDGANAWQIYWRIHLPLMAPALVLVGTFQFLGSWNDYLGPLIFLNDQSSYTLPLGLAQFRGLHANNLTAIAAMTVLLCLPPLLLFFLAQRHIMEGASAGAVKG; encoded by the coding sequence ATGAGGCGGTTCGATCCCTCACGCCATGCGCGGCGGCTCGTCTATTACACGCTGATGCTGGGCCTGGCCCTGGCCTTTGCGCTGCCGCTGTACTGGACGCTTGTCACCGCGCTCAAGGCCAAGAGCGAGCTCTACACCTGGCCCCCAGTGTGGTGGCCGGCGCTGCCGCGCTGGGCCAATTTTGCCGAGGCCTGGGCCGCGCAGCCCTTTGGCCAGTTCCTCTGGAACTCGCTGCTGGTGGGCGGGCTGTCCACGCTGGGCCAGCTGTTCTCATCGAGCCTGGTGGCCTATGGCTTTGCGCGCTTCGAGTTCCGCGGCCGCGACACGCTCTTCATGGTGATGCTGGGTTCGATGATGATCCCCTGGGACGTGACCATGATCCCGCTCTATATGCAGTTCAACTGGCTGGGCTGGATCAACACGCTCAAGCCCCTGATCGTGCCCAACTTCTTCGGCGCGGCCTTCTACATCTTCCTCTTGCGCCAGTTCATCATGAGCATCCCGCGCGAGCTCGACGAGGCGGCGCGCATGGATGGCGCCAATGCCTGGCAGATCTACTGGCGCATCCACCTGCCGCTGATGGCGCCGGCCCTGGTGCTGGTGGGCACCTTCCAGTTCCTGGGCAGCTGGAACGACTACCTGGGCCCGCTGATCTTCCTCAACGACCAGAGCAGCTACACCCTGCCGCTGGGCCTGGCCCAGTTCCGCGGCCTGCATGCCAACAACCTCACCGCCATCGCCGCGATGACCGTGCTGCTGTGCCTGCCGCCGCTCTTGCTGTTCTTCCTGGCCCAGCGCCACATCATGGAGGGCGCCAGTGCGGGCGCGGTGAAGGGATGA